One genomic segment of Impatiens glandulifera chromosome 6, dImpGla2.1, whole genome shotgun sequence includes these proteins:
- the LOC124943344 gene encoding terpene synthase 10-like encodes MYDTKEKFGKRKLQNIPVGFFVGQQLSWQTEVSTNRHRLNRQFNCSMSTTQNEPGDDQALVRRCANYGPTIWKYEYIQSLKSNYVGEDYEMKASKLKEEVKIMMLEKMDTPFQKLELIDTVKRLGVSYHFEKEIEGCLDAIYNETDWLSETFDLNEASLSFRLFRQHGYNVSPDVFNIFKDKYGNFKESLCDDTKGLLALYEASFLGFEEESIFDEVEIFATKHLKENLNKIKNPYLAMLVNHALELPLHWAMERFEARWFIDAYENRKDVNKALLNFAKLDFNMVQAIHQEDLKHASRWLRSTLIGVLLKIIGRKIELWWENFGWSKKLPFVRDRLVECYLWSLAEVYDPRPEFQYYRRMSTRIYQVTTCIDDIYDVYGTLEELELLNDAYLGWNVNLAVTLPDYMKICFLGNINLVNELGYEALKEFGIHALPYLIKAWTDLCGCYIKEARWFHGGYVPSLEEYLNNGWMSAATAVMAIHGYFFSACPSHPITEEGLKAVTNYDDIIKWPSMIVRLVNDLATSKNELKRGDILKSVQIHMHETSVSEEEAQQHIKKLVRKAWKKINAARARSDNPFSRKYVDIATNIARAAHYMYQYGDAHGHNIKGKNKDRVTLLLIEPIQLSFE; translated from the exons ATGTATGACACTAAAGAGAAATTCGGGAAACGAAAGTTGCAGAATATACCAGTTGGTTTCTTCGTTGGCCAGCAACTATCATGGCAAACAGAAGTTTCAACGAACCGACATCGTTTGAACAGGCAGTTCAACTGCAGTATGAGTACCACCCAGAATGAACCCGGTGATGACCAGGCCTTAGTGAGACGGTGTGCTAACTATGGTCCAACCATTTGGAAATATGAATACATACAGTCTCTTAAGAGCAATTATGTG GGAGAGGATTATGAGATGAAGGCATCAAAGCTGAAAGAAGAGGTGAAAATAATGATGTTAGAAAAGATGGACACGCCATTCCAGAAATTGGAGCTCATTGACACAGTCAAGAGACTTGGAGTGTCTTATCACTTTGAGAAAGAGATAGAGGGTTGTTTGGATGCAATATACAATGAAACAGATTGGTTGAGTGAAACATTTGATTTAAATGAAGCATCTCTCAGTTTCAGGCTCTTCAGACAACATGGTTATAATGTTTCGCCGG ATGTTTTCAACATATTTAAAGACAAATATGGGAATTTCAAAGAGTCTTTGTGTGATGATACCAAAGGATTGTTAGCATTGTACGAGGCCTCATTTCTCGGTTTCGAGGAAGAGAGTATATTTGATGAGGTTGAAATTTTTGCTACCAAACacttaaaagaaaatctaaacaaaataaagaatcCATATTTGGCTATGCTGGTGAATCACGCTCTTGAGCTTCCCCTACATTGGGCAATGGAAAGATTCGAGGCGAGGTGGTTCATTGATGCCTATGAAAACCGAAAAGATGTCAATAAAGCCCTCCTCAATTTTGCTAAGTTGGATTTCAACATGGTGCAAGCTATACACCAAGAAGACCTCAAACATGCATCAAGGTGGTTAAGATCAACCCTTATTGGCGTGTTATTAAAGATTATTGGTCGCAAAATAGAACT ATGGTGGGAGAACTTTGGATGGAGCAAGAAATTACCCTTTGTTAGGGATAGATTGGTTGAATGTTACCTATGGTCTTTAGCAGAGGTGTACGATCCAAGACCTGAGTTCCAATACTACAGAAGGATGTCCACAAGAATTTACCAAGTTACCACATGCATTGATGATATTTATGATGTTTATGGCACTTTGGAAGAACTAGAGCTTCTAAATGATGCATATCTTGG GTGGAACGTGAATCTTGCAGTAACGTTGCCAGACTATATGAAGATATGTTTTCTAGGCAATATCAATTTGGTCAACGAATTAGGATACGAAGCTCTTAAGGAGTTTGGAATTCATGCCCTCCCTTACCTAATAAAAGCG TGGACAGATTTATGTGGGTGCTACATAAAGGAAGCCAGGTGGTTCCATGGTGGGTATGTGCCTTCTCTTGAAGAGTACCTGAACAATGGATGGATGTCTGCTGCAACAGCTGTAATGGCCATTCATGGGTATTTCTTCAGTGCTTGTCCTTCTCATCCTATCACTGAAGAGGGATTAAAAGCAGTTACAAACTATGATGATATCATCAAATGGCCTTCCATGATCGTTCGTCTAGTCAATGATTTGGCAACTTCAAAG AATGAATTGAAACGAGGTGACATACTCAAATCAGTACAAATTCATATGCATGAAACTAGCGTATCAGAGGAAGAAGCTcaacaacatattaaaaaactCGTTAGAAAAGCATGGAAGAAGATAAATGCAGCTCGTGCAAGGTCAGATAACCCTTTTAGTAGGAAGTATGTGGATATAGCAACAAATATTGCGAGGGCAGCTCATTACATGTATCAATATGGAGATGCGCATGGGCATAATATTAAAGGGAAAAACAAGGATCGTGTCACATTGCTCCTCATTGAGCCAATTCAACTTTCCTTCGAATGA